Proteins encoded within one genomic window of Bradyrhizobium sp. CB1717:
- a CDS encoding Rieske (2Fe-2S) protein, with the protein MARHIVATISEIPPGGNKVVEIAGRDIVVFHVNGEFFALLNRCPHEGAPLEKAACVARLTSPEPGVYERSRVGEMLRCPWHGWEFDMRNGQSWFDPKRVKIRSYPVAVERGEELQKGPYVAETFPVHVEDSYVIVEV; encoded by the coding sequence ATGGCCCGTCACATCGTCGCGACCATTTCGGAGATCCCGCCCGGCGGCAATAAGGTCGTCGAGATCGCCGGCCGCGATATCGTCGTGTTCCACGTCAATGGCGAGTTCTTCGCGCTGTTGAACCGCTGCCCGCACGAGGGCGCGCCGCTGGAGAAGGCCGCCTGCGTGGCGCGGCTGACCTCGCCCGAGCCCGGGGTTTATGAACGATCACGCGTCGGCGAGATGCTGCGCTGTCCCTGGCACGGCTGGGAGTTCGACATGCGCAACGGCCAGTCCTGGTTCGATCCGAAACGCGTCAAGATCCGGTCATACCCGGTCGCGGTGGAGCGCGGCGAGGAATTGCAGAAGGGCCCCTATGTTGCGGAGACGTTTCCGGTGCATGTCGAAGACAGCTACGTGATTGTCGAGGTCTAG
- a CDS encoding SDR family NAD(P)-dependent oxidoreductase, translating into MQHPAIIKDNVAVITGGASGIGFAAAMAFARAGMKVCIADVDEARLAEAATKLSSVTSATHVMTFAADVSRAESVMELERAVGAHYGGTDVLMNNAGIQPGSTLFGEPDHWQRIIGVNMWGIINGSRIFAPNMIARGKAGLIINTGSKQGITTPPGDPAYNVSKAGVKAFTEALQHELRNTEDCHISAHLLIPGFVFTGLTAKGRTEKPAGAWTPEQTVDFMLARLEAGDFYILCPDNDVPRALDEKRMLWAAGDIVENRPPLSRWHPDYADAFKRFVEGE; encoded by the coding sequence ATGCAACACCCCGCCATCATCAAAGACAATGTTGCCGTGATCACCGGCGGCGCGTCCGGCATCGGATTTGCGGCCGCCATGGCTTTCGCGCGTGCCGGCATGAAGGTGTGCATCGCTGACGTCGACGAGGCGCGGCTGGCGGAGGCCGCAACAAAACTGTCATCCGTCACGTCTGCCACACATGTGATGACGTTCGCCGCCGACGTCAGCCGTGCCGAAAGCGTGATGGAACTGGAACGCGCCGTCGGCGCGCATTACGGCGGCACCGACGTCCTCATGAACAATGCCGGGATCCAGCCCGGCAGCACGCTGTTCGGCGAGCCGGACCATTGGCAGCGCATCATCGGCGTCAACATGTGGGGCATCATCAACGGCTCGCGCATCTTCGCGCCGAACATGATCGCACGCGGCAAAGCCGGTCTCATCATCAACACCGGCTCCAAGCAGGGCATCACCACGCCGCCCGGCGATCCCGCCTATAATGTCTCCAAGGCCGGCGTGAAGGCGTTTACGGAAGCGCTGCAGCACGAGCTGCGCAACACAGAGGATTGTCACATCAGCGCGCATTTGCTCATTCCCGGCTTCGTCTTCACCGGACTGACCGCAAAGGGCCGCACCGAAAAACCGGCCGGCGCCTGGACGCCGGAGCAGACCGTGGATTTCATGCTGGCACGGCTGGAGGCCGGCGATTTCTACATCCTGTGCCCGGACAACGACGTGCCGCGCGCGCTGGACGAAAAGCGCATGCTATGGGCGGCCGGCGACATCGTCGAGAACCGCCCGCCGCTGTCGCGCTGGCACCCGGACTATGCGGACGCGTTCAAGAGGTTTGTGGAGGGGGAGTAG
- a CDS encoding aldehyde dehydrogenase family protein, whose translation MAVSQAIPITRHPFANGSYKQMLIDGKWVDAASGKRFETRNPATGELLATVAEGDKEDIDRAVAAARRAFEGPWSKVKPFERQNLLLRLADLVEKNFDELSQLDTLDMGAPLSRTRAYRLRAIGMLRYYAGQTTAIHGETIENSLPGEIFSYTLKEPIGVVGAIIPWNGPLSATIWKIGPAIATGCTVVLKPAEEAPLTSLRIAELAMEAGIPPGVVNVVPGYGETAGAALASHHDVDKVAFTGSHVTGQSIIRASAGNLKRVSLELGGKSPDIVFADADLDAAVPGAAMAVFANSGQICSAGTRLFVEQAIYEEFVGRVAEFGKKLQVGNGLDPNVQIGPLVSEQQLERVTGYLDIGQKEGARALAGGGRVTEGALSKGFFVSPTVFAGVQDNMRIAQEEIFGPVISAIAFKDMDELVKRANNTTFGLGSGLWTRDVTKAHAVAKRLRAGSVWVNCYQAMDPAVPFGGYKMSGYGRESGKQHVEEYLNVKAVWIKTA comes from the coding sequence ATGGCTGTGTCGCAGGCTATTCCGATCACGCGCCACCCGTTCGCCAACGGGTCCTACAAGCAGATGCTGATCGACGGGAAGTGGGTGGATGCGGCCTCCGGCAAGCGCTTCGAGACCCGCAATCCCGCAACCGGCGAGCTGCTCGCGACGGTCGCCGAGGGCGACAAGGAAGACATCGACCGCGCGGTCGCCGCTGCCCGCCGCGCCTTCGAGGGACCCTGGAGCAAGGTGAAGCCGTTCGAGCGGCAGAACCTGCTGCTCAGGCTCGCCGACCTCGTCGAGAAGAACTTCGATGAATTGTCGCAGCTCGACACGCTCGACATGGGGGCGCCGCTCAGTCGCACCCGCGCCTATCGCCTGCGTGCCATCGGCATGCTGCGCTACTACGCCGGCCAGACCACGGCGATCCACGGCGAGACCATCGAGAACTCGCTGCCCGGCGAAATCTTCTCCTATACGCTGAAGGAACCGATTGGCGTCGTCGGCGCCATCATTCCCTGGAACGGCCCGCTCTCCGCGACGATCTGGAAGATCGGGCCTGCGATCGCGACCGGCTGCACCGTGGTGCTCAAGCCCGCGGAAGAGGCGCCGCTGACCTCGCTGCGCATCGCCGAACTGGCGATGGAGGCAGGCATTCCGCCCGGCGTCGTCAACGTCGTGCCCGGCTACGGCGAGACCGCGGGCGCCGCGCTTGCTTCGCACCACGACGTCGACAAGGTCGCCTTCACCGGCTCGCATGTCACGGGCCAGTCGATCATTCGTGCCTCGGCCGGCAACCTCAAGCGCGTCTCGCTCGAGCTCGGCGGCAAGTCGCCGGACATCGTATTTGCCGACGCGGATCTCGACGCCGCCGTTCCGGGCGCGGCGATGGCGGTGTTCGCCAATTCGGGGCAGATCTGCAGCGCCGGCACGCGCCTGTTCGTCGAGCAGGCGATCTACGAAGAGTTCGTCGGCCGCGTCGCCGAGTTCGGCAAGAAGCTGCAGGTCGGCAACGGCCTCGATCCCAACGTGCAGATCGGCCCGCTGGTGTCCGAGCAGCAGCTGGAGCGCGTCACCGGCTATCTCGACATCGGCCAGAAGGAAGGCGCACGCGCGCTCGCCGGCGGCGGCCGCGTCACCGAAGGTGCGCTGTCGAAGGGCTTCTTCGTCTCGCCGACGGTGTTCGCCGGTGTCCAGGACAACATGCGGATCGCACAGGAGGAGATTTTTGGTCCCGTCATCTCCGCCATCGCGTTCAAGGACATGGACGAGTTGGTCAAGCGCGCCAACAACACCACGTTCGGCCTCGGCTCTGGCCTGTGGACGCGCGACGTCACCAAGGCGCATGCGGTCGCGAAGCGCCTGCGCGCCGGCTCGGTGTGGGTGAACTGCTACCAGGCGATGGATCCGGCGGTGCCGTTCGGCGGCTACAAGATGAGCGGCTATGGCCGCGAGTCCGGCAAGCAGCACGTCGAGGAATATCTCAACGTGAAGGCCGTCTGGATCAAGACGGCGTAA
- a CDS encoding alkene reductase: MKFEALFQPLQVGPYKLEHRVAMAPLTRMRAERESFSPRPLNAEYYAQRATKGGLIIAEASPVLSHGRGNPATPGIYSEAQIAGWRKVTDAVHAKGGVIFLQLWHVGRVSHSSFHGGELPVSASAIPIKAEGMKAMTADGKIADYETPRALETEEVKGIVEAFRQGAKNALAAGFDGVEIHGANGYLLEQFLQSRSNQRTDQYGGSIENRARLLLEVTQAAIDVWGANRVAVRLSPHGIANDSGEPDPMPLYTHVVKALDKLGLAYLHFIEPRSSGTGRADVHWENVPSAMMLFRPLYSGVLMTAGGFTGESANAAIADGHADIIAFGRIFISNPDLPRRLRHDYPITPYNRATFYGGEEKGYTDYPVYDELTPA, encoded by the coding sequence ATGAAATTCGAGGCGTTGTTTCAACCGTTGCAGGTCGGTCCGTACAAGCTCGAGCATCGCGTCGCGATGGCGCCGTTGACGCGCATGCGCGCCGAACGCGAGAGCTTTTCGCCGCGGCCGCTCAACGCCGAATATTACGCCCAGCGAGCCACGAAGGGCGGCCTGATCATTGCCGAAGCCTCGCCGGTGCTCTCGCACGGCCGCGGCAACCCGGCGACGCCAGGCATCTATTCGGAGGCGCAGATCGCCGGCTGGCGCAAGGTGACGGATGCGGTGCACGCCAAGGGCGGCGTCATCTTCCTCCAGCTCTGGCATGTCGGCCGCGTCTCGCATTCCTCCTTCCATGGCGGCGAGTTGCCGGTCTCGGCCTCGGCGATCCCCATCAAGGCCGAGGGCATGAAGGCGATGACGGCCGACGGCAAGATCGCCGATTACGAGACGCCGCGTGCGCTGGAGACGGAGGAGGTCAAGGGTATCGTCGAGGCTTTCAGGCAGGGCGCGAAGAACGCGCTGGCCGCCGGCTTCGACGGCGTCGAGATCCACGGCGCCAATGGCTATCTGCTCGAGCAGTTCCTGCAGTCGCGCAGCAACCAGCGCACCGATCAATATGGCGGATCGATCGAGAACCGTGCGCGGCTGCTGCTCGAGGTCACGCAGGCCGCGATCGACGTCTGGGGCGCGAACCGCGTCGCCGTGCGGCTGTCTCCGCATGGCATCGCCAATGATTCCGGCGAACCCGATCCGATGCCGCTCTACACGCATGTGGTGAAGGCGCTCGACAAGCTGGGTCTCGCCTACCTGCATTTCATCGAGCCGCGCTCCAGCGGCACCGGCCGCGCCGACGTCCACTGGGAGAACGTGCCCTCCGCCATGATGCTGTTCCGCCCGCTCTACAGCGGCGTGCTGATGACCGCCGGCGGCTTTACCGGCGAGAGCGCGAACGCAGCGATTGCCGATGGCCATGCCGACATCATCGCCTTCGGTCGCATCTTCATCTCCAATCCCGACCTGCCGCGGCGCCTTCGGCACGACTATCCGATCACGCCGTACAACCGCGCCACGTTCTACGGCGGCGAGGAGAAGGGGTATACGGACTATCCTGTGTATGACGAGCTGACGCCGGCGTAG
- a CDS encoding GFA family protein: protein MAKAAAAGIATGQCLCGKVTFEIDVPARWAWHDHSASSRRAHGAAYATYVGSWKKRFRITSGKTALTRYEDKATKTARSFCSHCGTPIAYERPRGPHMVNVPRALFKERTGRQPLYHIAIEELQEWAYTGEPLVPLKGFPGVVWQRSKKKKRAGGEDPFELGREEM from the coding sequence ATGGCCAAAGCCGCCGCCGCAGGAATAGCCACCGGCCAGTGCCTCTGCGGCAAGGTCACCTTCGAGATCGACGTGCCGGCGCGCTGGGCCTGGCATGATCACTCGGCCAGTAGCCGCCGCGCCCATGGCGCGGCCTACGCGACCTATGTCGGAAGCTGGAAGAAGCGCTTTCGCATCACCTCCGGCAAGACTGCGCTGACCCGTTACGAGGACAAGGCCACCAAGACCGCCCGTAGCTTCTGCTCGCATTGCGGCACACCGATCGCCTATGAGCGCCCGCGCGGCCCGCACATGGTCAACGTCCCCCGCGCGCTGTTCAAGGAGCGCACCGGCCGCCAGCCGCTCTATCACATCGCGATCGAGGAGCTGCAGGAATGGGCCTATACCGGCGAGCCCCTGGTGCCGCTGAAGGGCTTTCCGGGCGTGGTCTGGCAGCGCTCGAAAAAGAAGAAGCGCGCGGGCGGAGAAGATCCGTTCGAGCTGGGGCGTGAGGAGATGTAG
- a CDS encoding thiamine pyrophosphate-binding protein: protein MKNKITGRSAFLALLKDEGITHLFGNPGTTELPIMHALKDHPDLTYVMAMQESLVVAIADGYSRASGKLVACNVHVAPGLGNAMGSLYNAQFTGTPMILTAGQQEQGHGLMEPVLYGPLVRMAEPLVKWAVEVTRLEDLPRIVRRAAKVAMTPPTGPVFISLPGDILNSEAGIDLGRSTRIDARTRPPDEALKAFAARLLKAERPVIVTMDEVVKSDALKEAAELAELLGAAAYQSSTPYGSHFLSESPSFVGTLARVQKAARDMLAPYDLLIALGGDPLRMSVYSEVDALPDGLGIVQVGLADWEIAKNYGAEIALKADLKETLRALIPVLKEMGGATLASRAKQRLAEIAPKNWTARRAALVEQIGKSAGRNPIDPDFLVLQMVEAMPDHAILVDEGLTSSRQVTALRPHRDRYGYHGLASGGIGWGLPASVGVSIANPDRPVVCFSGDGSAMYSIQSLWTAAHHKLPLNVVIANNGGYRIIKQRLLAFHGDDNYVGMDFVDPPVDFAGVAKALGCEAIKVSDVSELKATLASAFGRPGTKLIEVMVDGKV, encoded by the coding sequence ATGAAGAACAAGATCACCGGCCGCTCCGCCTTTCTCGCGCTGCTCAAGGACGAGGGCATCACGCATCTGTTCGGCAATCCCGGCACCACCGAATTGCCGATCATGCATGCGCTCAAGGATCATCCCGATCTCACCTATGTGATGGCGATGCAGGAGAGCCTGGTGGTCGCGATCGCCGATGGCTACAGCCGCGCCTCCGGCAAGCTCGTCGCCTGCAACGTCCATGTCGCCCCCGGCCTCGGCAACGCGATGGGCTCGCTCTACAACGCCCAGTTCACGGGCACGCCGATGATTTTGACCGCGGGTCAGCAGGAGCAGGGCCACGGCCTGATGGAGCCGGTGCTCTATGGCCCGCTGGTGCGGATGGCCGAGCCGCTGGTGAAATGGGCGGTCGAGGTGACGCGGCTGGAGGATCTGCCGCGCATCGTGCGCCGCGCCGCCAAGGTCGCGATGACGCCGCCGACCGGGCCGGTGTTCATCTCGCTGCCCGGCGACATCCTCAACAGCGAGGCCGGGATCGATCTCGGTCGCTCCACCCGCATCGACGCGCGCACAAGACCACCGGATGAAGCGCTGAAGGCGTTTGCCGCACGGCTGCTCAAGGCCGAGCGCCCTGTGATCGTCACCATGGACGAGGTGGTGAAGAGCGATGCGCTCAAGGAGGCGGCTGAACTGGCCGAGTTGCTCGGCGCGGCCGCCTATCAATCCTCGACGCCCTATGGCTCGCACTTCCTCTCGGAGAGCCCGAGCTTCGTCGGCACGCTGGCGCGCGTGCAGAAGGCGGCGCGCGATATGCTCGCGCCTTACGATCTCCTGATCGCACTCGGCGGCGATCCCCTGCGGATGTCGGTCTATAGCGAGGTCGATGCGCTGCCTGACGGACTCGGCATCGTGCAGGTCGGCCTCGCCGATTGGGAGATCGCAAAGAACTATGGCGCAGAGATCGCGCTGAAGGCGGATCTGAAGGAGACGCTGCGGGCGCTGATCCCGGTGCTGAAGGAGATGGGCGGCGCGACACTCGCGAGCCGCGCGAAACAGCGCCTCGCCGAGATCGCGCCGAAGAACTGGACCGCGCGGCGTGCCGCGCTGGTCGAGCAGATCGGAAAGAGTGCGGGCCGCAACCCCATCGATCCCGACTTCCTGGTGCTGCAAATGGTCGAAGCCATGCCCGACCATGCCATCCTCGTCGATGAAGGACTCACCTCCAGCCGTCAGGTAACGGCGCTGCGTCCGCACCGCGACCGCTACGGCTATCACGGCCTTGCCTCCGGCGGCATCGGCTGGGGCCTGCCGGCCTCCGTCGGCGTCAGCATTGCCAATCCGGATCGTCCCGTCGTGTGCTTCTCCGGCGACGGCAGCGCGATGTATTCGATCCAGTCGCTGTGGACGGCGGCGCATCACAAGCTGCCGCTCAACGTCGTCATCGCCAACAATGGCGGCTACCGCATCATCAAGCAGCGCCTGCTCGCCTTCCATGGCGACGACAATTACGTCGGCATGGATTTCGTCGATCCGCCCGTGGATTTCGCCGGTGTCGCCAAGGCGCTCGGCTGCGAGGCGATCAAGGTCAGCGATGTCAGCGAGCTGAAGGCGACGCTGGCGTCGGCGTTTGGCCGACCGGGGACGAAGCTGATCGAGGTGATGGTGGACGGGAAGGTGTAG
- a CDS encoding LLM class flavin-dependent oxidoreductase, with amino-acid sequence MAKEIRLNAFAMNCVAHQSPGLWTHPRDRTADYNRLPYWIDLARTLERGRFDGMFLADVLGVYDVYGNSPDAALRNAAQTPSNEPLLLLSAMAAVTKNLGFGVTSNLSFEPPYPFARRMSTLDHLTEGRIGWNVVTGYLDSAARGAGKEKQTGHDDRYDIADEYMEVVYKLWEGSWEDDAVLRDRARGIFTDPAKVHRVNHEGANYRINNTIHLSEPSPQRTPVLYQAGTSPRGRQFAARHAECVFMSGPSAKVIAPRVSAIRQEAAALGRNPAEILMFSMMTIILGRTEAEAKEKYADYRRHISPEGALALMSGWTGVDFSGYDLDQQVRHVQNDAGRSAMDNVTRADPDRIWTVRDVIEHVGIGGAGPVVVGTPEMVADKIEDWFEKTDVDGLNVAFAISPGDFEDISDMLVPELTKRGRYKPEYAKGTLREKLFGDGRARLDAPHPAAGYRVGKKG; translated from the coding sequence CGTCGCACACCAGTCACCGGGCCTGTGGACCCATCCGCGCGACCGCACCGCCGACTATAATCGCCTGCCCTACTGGATCGATCTGGCCAGGACCCTGGAACGCGGCCGCTTCGACGGGATGTTCCTGGCCGACGTGCTCGGCGTCTATGACGTCTATGGCAACAGCCCTGACGCAGCCTTGCGCAATGCAGCGCAAACGCCGTCGAACGAGCCTCTGCTGCTGTTGTCGGCGATGGCAGCCGTGACGAAGAATCTGGGCTTCGGCGTCACCAGCAATCTGTCGTTCGAGCCGCCCTACCCGTTCGCACGGCGGATGTCGACGCTGGATCATCTCACCGAGGGACGGATCGGCTGGAACGTCGTCACCGGCTATCTCGACAGCGCCGCGCGCGGTGCGGGCAAGGAGAAGCAGACCGGGCACGACGACCGCTACGACATTGCCGATGAATATATGGAAGTCGTGTACAAGCTCTGGGAAGGCAGCTGGGAAGACGACGCCGTTTTGCGCGACCGGGCGCGAGGCATCTTCACCGATCCCGCGAAAGTTCATCGCGTCAATCATGAGGGCGCGAACTACCGCATCAACAACACCATTCACCTCAGCGAGCCGTCGCCGCAGCGCACGCCTGTGCTGTACCAGGCCGGCACCTCGCCGCGCGGCCGGCAGTTCGCCGCGCGTCACGCCGAATGTGTGTTCATGTCGGGGCCATCGGCCAAGGTGATCGCCCCGCGCGTCTCCGCGATCCGCCAGGAGGCTGCCGCGCTCGGCCGCAACCCGGCCGAAATCCTGATGTTCTCGATGATGACGATCATCCTCGGACGGACGGAAGCCGAGGCGAAGGAAAAATACGCCGATTATCGCCGCCACATCAGCCCCGAAGGGGCGCTGGCGCTGATGTCAGGCTGGACCGGTGTCGACTTCTCCGGCTACGACCTCGACCAGCAGGTGCGCCACGTCCAGAACGACGCCGGCCGCAGCGCGATGGACAACGTCACCCGCGCCGACCCCGATCGGATCTGGACCGTGCGCGACGTCATCGAGCATGTCGGCATCGGCGGCGCCGGTCCTGTCGTCGTGGGAACGCCGGAAATGGTGGCGGACAAGATCGAGGACTGGTTCGAGAAGACCGACGTCGACGGCCTCAACGTCGCGTTCGCGATCTCGCCCGGCGATTTCGAGGACATTTCCGACATGCTCGTGCCCGAGCTGACCAAGCGCGGACGGTACAAGCCGGAATACGCCAAGGGCACGCTGCGGGAAAAACTGTTCGGCGACGGCCGTGCGCGGCTCGACGCACCGCATCCGGCGGCGGGGTATCGTGTGGGGAAGAAGGGGTAG